A window from Chlamydia gallinacea 08-1274/3 encodes these proteins:
- the gatC gene encoding Asp-tRNA(Asn)/Glu-tRNA(Gln) amidotransferase subunit GatC — translation MKRTYVNREDIVILAKLSALELSEELIQEYSTSLNDVIHTMEETISMDVTDIVDDLPLVHVVGPEDLREDVVASNFSREEFLANVPESLGGLVKVPTIIK, via the coding sequence ATGAAGCGAACATATGTAAATAGAGAAGATATTGTCATACTAGCTAAGCTTTCTGCTTTGGAGCTCAGTGAAGAACTTATACAAGAGTACAGTACTTCATTGAATGATGTTATCCACACAATGGAGGAAACTATCTCTATGGATGTCACGGATATTGTTGATGATCTTCCCTTAGTTCATGTCGTGGGTCCCGAAGATTTACGGGAAGATGTAGTAGCTTCTAATTTCTCAAGAGAAGAGTTTCTCGCTAATGTCCCAGAATCTTTAGGGGGCTTGGTGAAGGTCCCTACAATAATTAAATAG
- the gatA gene encoding Asp-tRNA(Asn)/Glu-tRNA(Gln) amidotransferase subunit GatA: protein MYQKSALELRNAVVQGETSATAIVSCFYSRIQEEDSHIGAFLSLCQERAYEKAARIDEKRAQGKPLGKLAGVPIGIKDNIHVAGLHTTCASKMLENYVAPFDATVVERIEAEDGIILGKLNMDEFAMGSTTQYSAFHPTKNPWDLSCVPGGSSGGSAAAVAARFCPITLGSDTGGSIRQPAAFCGVVGFKPSYGAVSRYGLVAFGSSLDQIGPLTTVVEDVALAMDVFAGKDDRDLTSQHFFTGSFHEALSLEVPQLIGVPNRFLEGLREDIKENFVASLKVLESQGSRIVDIDLDILRHAVSVYYILASAEASANLARFDGIRYGYRSPEAKTIEDVYTFSRGQGFGKEVMRRILLGNYVLSAERQSVYYKKGSAVRAKIIQAFQKAYELCDVIAMPVCSCPAFPFGEILDPVSLYLQDIYTVAVNLAYLPAIAVPSGFSQEGLPLGFQIIGKHGQDQQVCQVGYSFQEHSGIKNIYPKEYKKILDGGVKS from the coding sequence ATGTATCAAAAGAGTGCCTTAGAGTTAAGAAATGCTGTGGTTCAAGGAGAGACTTCGGCTACAGCGATAGTTAGTTGTTTTTATAGCAGGATACAAGAAGAGGATAGCCACATAGGAGCCTTTCTCTCTCTATGTCAGGAGAGAGCATATGAAAAAGCTGCTCGTATTGATGAAAAGCGTGCGCAAGGAAAACCTTTAGGAAAATTGGCTGGGGTTCCCATAGGAATTAAGGATAACATCCATGTTGCTGGTTTGCACACAACATGCGCTTCAAAAATGTTGGAAAATTATGTAGCTCCGTTTGATGCTACAGTAGTAGAACGTATAGAAGCAGAGGATGGCATTATTCTTGGGAAACTCAATATGGATGAGTTTGCTATGGGATCCACAACACAATACTCTGCTTTTCATCCTACGAAAAATCCTTGGGATCTTTCTTGTGTTCCTGGGGGTTCCTCAGGGGGATCTGCCGCAGCAGTAGCCGCAAGGTTCTGTCCTATAACTTTAGGCTCAGACACTGGGGGATCGATACGTCAGCCTGCCGCATTTTGTGGCGTAGTGGGATTTAAACCTTCTTACGGCGCTGTATCGCGTTATGGTTTAGTTGCTTTTGGTTCTTCTTTAGATCAGATAGGTCCTTTAACGACAGTTGTGGAAGACGTAGCTCTTGCTATGGATGTCTTTGCAGGTAAAGATGATCGAGATCTCACATCTCAGCATTTCTTCACAGGATCATTTCATGAAGCATTATCTTTAGAAGTTCCACAGTTAATTGGTGTTCCTAATAGATTTTTAGAGGGATTACGAGAGGATATCAAAGAGAATTTCGTTGCCTCTTTAAAGGTTTTAGAAAGTCAAGGCAGCCGGATTGTTGATATTGATTTAGATATTTTACGCCATGCTGTTTCTGTGTATTATATTCTAGCTTCTGCGGAAGCAAGTGCCAACCTAGCACGGTTTGATGGGATTCGCTATGGTTATAGGTCTCCAGAAGCAAAAACTATAGAGGATGTTTATACGTTTTCCCGAGGTCAAGGATTTGGCAAGGAAGTCATGCGGAGAATTCTTTTAGGAAACTACGTATTATCTGCAGAAAGACAAAGCGTATACTATAAAAAAGGTTCGGCTGTACGAGCAAAAATTATACAAGCTTTTCAGAAGGCTTATGAATTATGTGATGTCATTGCTATGCCCGTATGTTCTTGCCCTGCATTTCCTTTTGGTGAAATTTTAGATCCTGTATCTCTATATCTTCAGGATATTTATACTGTAGCAGTGAACCTTGCTTATCTACCGGCTATCGCTGTTCCTTCCGGATTTTCTCAAGAAGGCCTGCCCTTAGGATTTCAAATTATTGGGAAACACGGGCAAGATCAGCAAGTGTGTCAGGTGGGCTATAGTTTTCAAGAACATAGTGGAATAAAAAATATTTATCCTAAAGAATATAAGAAAATTCTTGATGGAGGGGTAAAATCATGA